The Clostridioides difficile genome has a segment encoding these proteins:
- a CDS encoding VanZ family protein, which produces MWTLYPLFCAILPCLIYQIIVIRKVNLKEKRNLITHLIWVYVFLFYIYLALSKAGIGSIWDIGRYGEIIRLDEINLIPFSSSGALTYILNIIMFMPLGFLLPLIWERFRNFISILYTGLSFSLAIEICQLFNHRTTDIDDLMMNTLGAILGYFIWICIDNLFNYISKKIIFKHRYEQTVQDEIAIESDDTNRKIINLPKNEAIIYLMLAVLGEFLLYNFYITY; this is translated from the coding sequence ATGTGGACACTTTATCCGTTATTTTGTGCAATATTACCTTGTTTAATATACCAAATAATTGTTATAAGAAAAGTAAATTTAAAAGAAAAGAGGAATTTAATAACACATCTAATATGGGTCTATGTTTTTTTATTTTATATTTACTTAGCACTTAGTAAAGCAGGTATTGGAAGTATATGGGATATAGGTAGATATGGTGAAATTATTAGACTAGATGAAATAAATTTAATTCCATTTAGTTCAAGTGGTGCTTTAACTTACATTCTAAACATCATCATGTTTATGCCTTTAGGATTTTTACTTCCTTTAATTTGGGAAAGATTTAGAAATTTTATTAGTATATTATATACTGGGCTAAGCTTTTCATTAGCAATTGAGATTTGTCAATTATTCAATCATAGAACTACCGATATTGATGATTTGATGATGAATACTCTAGGTGCTATTTTGGGGTATTTCATATGGATATGTATAGATAATTTATTTAATTATATATCTAAAAAGATTATCTTTAAACACAGATATGAACAAACTGTTCAAGATGAAATTGCTATTGAATCTGATGATACAAATAGAAAAATTATTAACCTTCCTAAAAATGAAGCTATTATATACTTAATGTTAGCTGTCTTAGGAGAATTTCTGTTGTATAATTTTTATATCACTTATTAG